AGGAGTAATCTGGGACCAATTCCTCATACGTCTAACAAAATGTTTATCAGAATGTAGAGAGTAAAATGACGGAGAAACTTGATATGGCGTGAAGTCATTTGTAATTCTCCCGTCAAACAGCGCAAAAGAGGAGGCCTTGTGGTCGTAAACAGCAGTATAATTTTGGTTATAGAATTCCACCTGTATTTgcgaaaagaaatgaaagaagaaGAGGCGGGATCAAAATATGAGGTTATTCACCAAGCAGTTTTATTCGCCTGTTAAAACCTAGCAACTTAGTTGTAGCACTATACCTTGAAACTGCAGAGGAGGATGATATCTTTGTGGGAACGAAGGTGGGGAAGCCCATCAATGTTTCTCATGAACACATTAACAGTCACCTCTGGAGTTTGTTGAGATTGGTCTATGATCTTCAGAACCGTACAATAATCTGCCAATTACAAGTTCAAACCCAGCCACCTCTGCTTAATATCATTTTATGTACATAtatcaaagaagaagaaaaaacccCACACAAATACAGAAGAAAGAACCCCACCAGTCCCGTTGGTCCTCCTGGGAACGGAGAACTCAACCACAAGGCCCACAAGATTAACTTTACGATGTGCAAAGCTGCTCAAATCCTTCAACTTCACCATGTATCGACTATCCCCTTTCATTTCTGGAAGGATTTCTGTTCTGAAGCTGCACTGCAAAACTTCCAACTCCCCAATTCTACTGCATCCTCGAAACCTCCCAGTTACCTTCTATTTATTGAAGTGTGAATAACAAAAATAGAGTGTAAATAatcttacttatttaaattaataagaAAGCATGTAAATATGTTATATTTGTTATCTTTTCTTATGGTCTTATAGAAGTTTTAATTGTTGTAGAATCATAAATACCGCAAGACAGTCGGAAACGTGATGGGTTGAAGTTCAAATAGGATAACATGCATATTAACcaacaatttgaaatgaaatgattttaaaaggtaaccaacaatttcaaatgtgaagagtagatgtggaagttgagaggaatatattttataaattaaattaaatgtgaaatgctagaaaaatggaattggtaGTGGGAAGATACGTAGAGGCTTGTTGCTAAAAAttccttctcaaatttatatagatatagattactcaattaatagttattggatcttaagaaaacaaaaaagaactaaaacataatgcttatgtaggagaaatagcaatataataaaaagtagaACTGAGAATGACACAGGACATGGGACAGAAGATTCGTTGCGATAGAAAATGCGGTAATCAAATTCGAATGTGTACTCCAAAACTGTTTTACCAAAATGCGTGTCaatctactcttttttttttttttttttttgcctgcAACGATAGATGTCCTATAACCCTATCTAGCCTAATTTAGGAGAAGGGGTAAAGGGAGATGGTCAATTAAGACCAGCCACATattgtggcaaatttgtgggATGCAGGGGTTGGACCCTGACCTCCCTGAGTCGAAAAAGAGCAGGTAACAGTAGTACTCAGTGTGCTTGGATAGTGCAATTTTGCCAAATAATGCGTGAATCGACAACGGTATGCATCCAGCCATCGACTTCAGAAGCAAAGCGGTCCACAGATAGATTAGCAGTTGGAATTCACCATATCGTGATTTCCGAAATCCTATAACTCACACGAGAACCGATTACCCCTCTTTAAAGAACTTGATATTCTTTTAAATCATAACTGCTTCATGGATAAACCCAAAAATCAACATGTGATAACCTTCCCCTGCAAATCTGAGACAGATCAATACTGTGTTATTAGTGTGAATACCCGTGCTACGCACGGTACTgatattattgaaaaaaataacatGGTGAACAAATAAAGGTGAAAAAATTGAAccaataaaatttaaatataataTCTGTTCAACAATAGTTTATTGTTTAACAaatcttgaatttttctttctttatttcttttttttaaagacctttttcttgaattttgcaGCATCCCTCGGGTTTTTCAATCTTTGTTATCTTCTTTTCTAAAAGCGTCAAGGTGAAAGGTTGCATTGCAATTTGACCCTacaaaaaatctagaaattttatTAAAACATAATTCAGcgcttttttttatttttcaagttAGAAGAAACTCTATCCCTTACATAGGTAAAGAAAAGAGAATTAAGAGATGGAGTTCCAAATATATTCTTTTAATAATTTCACGtacttttaatcactttttttttaaaaaaaaaaaggaaacataCTCTTTCAACATGATAACATTACATACTTTGAATTTAAAAGCCTTCTTTGGCAATTTCTTTTCAATATTTGTTCTTTTAATAGTAAGCAAAGTTGGAgtagaaattaaaataaatctcTGGGTGATAATTTTTCTAATCTAAGGACttcgatttttttttccaacttttCAGGGTTTGAATGAAATTAACCCgtccgcaaaaaaaaaaaaaattttaaataaatttgaaGAGGAGGGGACCCAAAAATAACTTTGTAAGTATTTTCACCTTTATTTGTTCACCATTTTAATTTTAACATATTTGACCTTGTTAAAAGTTCTGaaaaatctatatctatataaatttgagaagggatTTTTAGGAACAAGCCTCCACAACCCTTCCCACTCTCAATTCTATTTTCCTATCATTTCACATTTATCTTATTTCGTAAAAAATATCATTGGCACATTACATCCCCACGTTTCCCTCAAATAAGGAGTTAACTTCAACTAACACTCCCACGTCCCctcaaacaaaaatttaactTCCACTTACGTTAAAACTCTAACACTCCCACGTTCCctcaaacaaaaatttaactTCCACTTACATTAAAACTGTTTCCACTTACCCGTGCGTCAGATGGTTGTATACATCCCCACGTTTCCCTCAAATAAGGAGTTAACTTCAACTAACACTCCCACGTCCCctcaaacaaaaatttaactTCCACTTACGTTAAAACTCTAACACTCCCACATTCtctcaaacaaaaatttaactTCCACTTACATTAAAACTGTTTCCACTTACCCGTGCGTCAGATGGTTGTAGTACCACTACTGATTCCCATTTTCCAGTGAGTTGAAGAGCATTGACCAGAATAAAGATAGCCCATAATTCAACGGAATTGAAGATAGCACATGATCTTTTCCAACTGCCACGAAGCAACAATATACTTGGTACTACTTTTGGGAATTACTCTTAAAACCCTTCCAATCAACTTCCTTCTCGAACCTCTCAAATTAACTTCATAATGGAACATGGCCGTTTACAGGCATGTCAACAATGCCTGAATTTCAAACTCGCAAGATTGCAATGGAGGAAACATCTGCTAACAAAACGAAAAGGACGCCACAACGGTCCTGCAATTGGAATAGTTCCAACAACTTTGCGTCGACGAAAGAGAAATCTCACATCAACTACGATGGATAAAATCTCGACTACACCGACTCAAACGCCGCGCCAATCAAATTAGAAGTTTTGGTACTATTTATTCTTTTAATATTGATATTTTCATTGTATTTTCAATTATAAATAATATTCTCAATATTGTAATATTATTGTTGTTTCCATACTAATCCTTGCTGGCTCAATCAACAAAGTATGGTACTATGGCTTTTATGTGAGTTTAGGCATTTAGACATATAGTTCTCATTGTATTAGTAATTAATCAGATTAGTCCCAGAACATGGTCATAGCTTTGATTAGGGAAAACGTTATTTTTTCATTAAATGTCTTCCCATTAATGCTATTATTTCTACGCACAAAGCGCTAAAAGTTTAGAACAAAAATGGAGATTAAGATATTTTCTCCAGTCACCTCGAGTGACTATTCAGACTTAGAGACAAATAGCTTGGGAAACTGATGAGGGACTAATgtaacattctttttttttcttttgaaaaaaatataaaagtaaggTAATGTGAATTAACTGAAACATTATACTAAACAAGGAATGCAGTTTGCATTTATTGCAGAAGTTTTTGGTGGAAGATCATGCTTAAAGTGCTTCACTATAGCCCTTTAAATTTGACAAAGATAATGAGTAATTCCCAAAAGTATACTACATCCCACATTATGGCTGAAAAACTGATCATATCATGAGTTGTGCTCATGATGTGACTTATGTAGGTTTTCCCCCAAACTGTTAATTCTACTCACGCAAAATAGTAGTACTATTAATTATGAGTTGTGATCTTTGGAGTTTCTTCGTTTCTTTGAAATAAGATGTTCTGAAGGTTGACATTAAGAGATTACTACTAGCGGGTAGGTTcgttttttgtgttttggtttttttttttggcagattTTGTGTCTTACTGCATTACATGTCCTTGGGCTGCTTAAATCTGGATTATGCTGTAATTTTGCTGTGGAAAGTTGGAATCGTGTAAGTTTTTGTTGACAATCGAGagaaagagcaaaaaaaaaaaaaaaaaaggaatagatTCAAAAAATAATTCTTGCAAAAACATATGAGACAATGGCACCTAAGAATCTTGCAAAACATTGCTTACGAGAACATATGAGACAATGGCACCTAAAAATTAATATACTTTTTAGGTGTAATCTTATGGACAGTAATCTTATGTATCAAAATAGAAGTTTCGGTACTATTTATTCTTTGAATATTGACATTTTCATTGTAATTTCAATTATTACTAATATTTtcaatattataatataattgTTGTTTCCATTGTTTACAAGTTTCGGTACTATACTTCGCTCTTCAAGACAGGCATGCACGATTCATGTTTCGTTGTGATGCTTCTTATCTTAGAGATTTAAAAACAAAGGTATAcattatttatatgtatatttttttacacaatattatttacaaactgactaaaacaaaagataatTTTGAACTATGTATGCTTTTAATTGTCAGAAAAATGGAGGTGCATTGTTCGACCAACACATTAATTCATGCAAAAATCGTGCATTCTCATTTATAGTGTGAACTCCACAAAAAAcaacagaattaattaaacccCCAATACTGGCGTTCGTACTCAGAGTTGACTGGTGTGAAGAATGTTCACACCTTCGTAgaagattatcaaatcaaagGCAAAATGTCtgtaagcatttcatttacttatcaAATTAAATATTCAATTATATTTAATTGGACCCTTATGTCGTTCAATTTATGATatagatttctatttttttttcaggatcCAACCTTCATCGAAATGATCGTTTATAAATAATGGAGATGTTTTTATCATATATTGAACTATTGTtacaaagtttcatttttttaaatatacttTCATATGCCCGTGATTAtaatattttactatttttaaattcttccatagattgtaattttttttaataatatagGCACCGTGCGTAGCACGGGTATTCACACTAGTTCTAAAGTAATTTCATAACTTCATTTTCAGcatctgcttttttttttcttattattaCGTTACAATTGGCATGCTGCTTGATATACTAAAGAAGTCAAATATGGTCATATTGGATTAATGGGATCAAATACCATATAACTTAATGTCTAttcaattaaattaaatgattaactTTTTTTTGTCCAACTTTACTTTGAAACAAAATCTATGTGCTATCGAGGacttcatttcaaaaaaaaaaaacactatcTGCCTTTTAAGACTGTTCTAATGCTTGCCGATATTGAAGAATTCAGAACCTGGAAGAAATGGCTAGTCGTTTTGTCAATAGCGTCTGCATAAGAACAGCCGACAGTTTCAAGCTGAATTCAAGCAAACCAAAAAGGTGCATTTCTAGATCAGGTATGCTCATAATTGTTACTACTCCTTTTGTATCAATCTTAATGCAATAACTGCTACACTGGTATCTGAATTCTTTAGTCTCTTCTGATCCTCTTCACGTAAGAGTTATTGCTATGCAAGATGAATTTTCAATGTTTCCTGATGTTGTGTCTCGAATTAAAGAAACATGAGATCAAGAAGGTTGTAATTTGACTTCCAAGTGAAGTTTAAATATGATTGAAAAAACAAGGCCTTCAAGTACATTGCCAAGCAGCTTTAATGAGCGAGGCTTTTGCAGGCCTAAAAATGAGATTCCAGAAGATCACGTTGGTTAATTGGTAGAGGTTTAATAGGCCCTACTCTGATGGTTCGAGTTTGTGTCTTATCATGAACAATAAGTGCAGTTAAACTTTACAATTTCGTTCTTCACACACATCGCTTCCACTTTCCATTTTCGCTAAATTGCTGCAGTTTGAGTAGCAACAGCATGGTAGATGCATAAATCATGCATTTAATGGGTCTTTTGGAGCATGTGCTTGTGATTTTGTGTTTATACTTTATCCCACTATTGAGTATCTTTGCTTTACGGTGTAACAATAAGCAAACAACCGTTTATAGGATTTTGtaaaaagttttcaaaaataatGGACGATCAGAAAATCAATGCAATATCATTCATGACTAAAagcaaattcttttttttttattattggtCATATAAATTTCATTCCTTGTATTTAAAGCAATAGGGAGTCATATgtcttagatttttttttttgttcttttttttttgtaatggcAAGGCTTTATGTCATTGAGATACTTAAAACTCGCATAGTTTTCACGTGCAAAGTTAATAACTTTGAATGAATTGGTATTTTCTTACAGAACTTTCAAATATTTCTTGCAACACGTTCACTTTTTAACATAAGTATTTTTTTGCCACCCAATACCAGAATTCTATGCtttgagaaaattaaaagtCATTTTTCAACATGGTAGTTATTAGTTAGTCACTGACGTATTTTATTtagcaaaaggaagaaaatcaaCTTCAACATTCCTCTCATCAATTTTTATTCGGAATTTTCCTATTTAACAGAGATGCTACAAAGATAATGACTAAACATCTTACCTCTTgtactattttcttttttttttttaaacatcgATCCTCCACTAAACAACACAACCGTTCATAGGAAGATACTCATAGCCCAGTTCCTTTGAATGGTTGTTTGCTTATTGTTCCGTTCATAGGATTTTGTAAAAAGTTTTCAGAAATAAAGGATGATCAGAAAATCAATGCAATATCATTCATgacaaaaagcaaagcaaaagcaaaacatACTTAAAAGGCAGAGGGGCAGAGGGGCAGAGGGAACCAACCTGAAAAATTAAGCCGGCAAGAATATACTTCTAATTCTCCGCAAGAAGATTGATTTCTGTTGAAGGTTCTGCACATAATATCTTCCATTACTgctcacaaaagaaacaaaatcaatacatttacaaaatcaatagataaccaaaaacaaataagaaactgAGAGAGAGGGTGAGGAAACTTTAGATGAGTTCCCTACAAATTTTGCGtgaaaaattttaatatattaaataattgGACAACTTGAATTTGGGATAGCAGATAAGTGGGGCAAAGTTAAAATAACACAATAATACTAATCAATAGCTAAATGAGCAGGGTCACTTACTGAAAGGTAGTCACTGCCGGCTTCCTGACGTCTGCCGAAGGTTCAACAAAAAAAGTGTGATGCGTACTAAGAAGAGCACCAGAGTTCTGGTACCAGGATGGGATAGCTTTCAGGTATTTACCATGCTATGTTTGGAGTACTtttaattggagtgggaaacgTGGGAGGAAATATAGGGGAAAACGTGGGATGATGTAGGAGTGGTTGTAGGGTGAGTTAAGAGATAGtgagaatattttaaatttaaatttgattagTGATAaagtgggttataacccactacattttatgtatcaaaataaatacaaaaatctagaaaaaaaaaataagaagtttAAAAACTATTGAGGGAGTTTCTGCTAAAAATCCATTCCtaaatacatatagatatataggtttgtttggattgagcattattttttcaattttatttgcttacatcatcattacaattttcaatacacctttttatcttcccaattatctttttatttcacatacatcacatcacaaaaaatgctacagtaaaaatatcccaaataacttacaatccaaacaaatataGATTATTAGGATTAAATACCAAACGACGAATTCCGTGCAAGTCAACAAGGAGGATGGTCAAACGTGCCCAAAATCCCTCTTTAACGGCAGGAATATGGCCAAGGACATCTCATAAAACACAAATAAACTAACGCTACTAATATTACATAATCATCTTCCAACAATGGCAGTACATATCATCCTACAAGCATCACACAACTGAACTCTTTTAAGCTACACATAAAATATCTTCCAAAAGTATTACGCTTATTTGGCCACTCATAACCCAATCTACTCCCAGAAACATCTCACAAACAGAAATACCCCGGAGCTTGCGCTCTTTGGAAAATCTGTGGAAAGCACTGATTACATGCACCGCGATCCTACAATTCACAACCACGCTACCAAGTAGCCAATACACGTCCAACAAGGCTCTATGAGTTTCAGACACCAGCTTGCTCACAGAGGTCTAGCAAGTCGAGAGTCTGCATTGCCACCAAAATCGAGCAATGTCATTTTCAGGGCATATCAGGAAACCTTGCAAGTTGCAACATAGAATATCATACCTCAGGTATGGACAACTCAAGGCGAAACTTGGGACCATCATAATGATGCAAGACTGGCCTAAAAGCATCCTCCTCCAAAGGTTTACACACTTTCCTTGTATGGATACGCACCTAAACCCCATGAACACTTAGTTcacaaacaaaacaagaaacacCTACCTACCACCAAAAAGTAAACGGATACTGATACATATATTATATCAGTGCTTCACCTGAGCAGGAAACCTTGACTCCCCTTTACATTTTTTATCTTCCCAGGCAGTAGGATCTATGTTGGAACCACCAAAAGTAGCTGCCTGCACAGACAAAATTTCCAAAAGCAATTGTGAGAAGTTCTCTCTAACTAAAAGATTAAAAGCATAGTAAGCGCCAGttgcaaagaaaataaaatcctGATTTATGTGCACTTGGATACATACAGACAATACATGTTAAAATAACACAATTACAATCAAAGAGAAGTGCAGAATCAGAATACCAAAAGCTATCCTTAGTGAACTTTGAGAATCAAATAGAGCTTAACGGTTAAGATTGTTTCTTGTCAAACAATCAGGGTTTAATTGTCACAATTCCCCTAGTCCCTTCCCACAACCACCCCATATGCaaaaaaagattttaaaaaaaaaatcacacatTAAAAAAAGCTACCTCATTCAGATAATTCATTAATCAACAATTGACAACCCTACCAAAAATGATGATGTCAAACgccaagccaaaaaaaaaaaaaggtaattaaCTTAATAGTTCAGAAGATATATGAATTAGTCCTAGCAATAAAAGATGCCATACAAATAAACTCAAATTCGGAACCTATAACGAAAAAGCAACATCCACAAGAGAGACCATAGTACATTGCTCAGTATAACTTACATGCCAAAGGACAgacatatatttaaaaaaaaaaaaaagggatagtGAAATACCTCAAATATACCATGCAACTGATGAGTGGTATAATTGTAGAGAAACAGTGGTAGGCCTGGGGTAATTGCCCTCACGGAGTCTCTGTACCTTGGTGGTAAACCTAATAGAAAAGGAGTAACGATAGGTTTATATGGGATCATCaggtagaaaagaaaaatgcgcCTCTTAAAGACAGAATCAACTTTTCAAAACTTAACAACTCTCCATATGAGATATGGCATGAAACAACAGCTCAATATGGAAAGCTCATGTTACTCCTGAATCCATGGTTAAATACAACAATGGAAAAAAGCAAAGTATTGGAATTAATTGCAGTATGCATATATGAACATTTTGCATGCCCCACGttacaaaaaacaaaagtacTAGTATTGATAAACCGACTTGGAATTTGGAATTCTTGAATCTACATACAGAAAACATCCAATATTCCAGGAGTCCTACAAATAAACTAACAGCGTCCCAAGAAGTTAGTTTATGTAATTCTAAAACAGCAAGAAATGCTTAATTACCAAACAGCTGTCTCTTTAAATCTTCTTGCATCGTGTCATTGTTGCAGACAAAGATGTATCCACCTAGAACCTCATTCCTTGGAAGTGTCTCAGCAGCAGGCAATGTCTTGAATCTTTTGTCAACTGCATTGTTTGCATTGATGCTTTCGTTGTTGATGTTGTTGTTATGGTCCTTGCTGCCGCTGTTTGTGATATATTTGCTAACAGATAAATTTCCCATACCATTGGCACCAGGCTTCTGATACAAAGGATTCATATTGTATACACCATTTCCCATGGGGCTTCTGCTCAAACTCTCATTCATTTTCATGTCCAAATTCAACATGGTGAAGTTAAGACTCTCAAACTTGTTGTCTTCTTGAAACCCAAAATTATCCCTAGGCCTGATTTCAGCTGAGCCCTTTGAGAGATCAAGATTATTCCGTCGCTCACCCTTTAACCTAGTCTGTTCAGCCAACTTCGAAGCAGCCATTAACCATTTATGATCCTCTGAGACTTTAGCTTGTCCTCGAAGCTCATCACCCAATTGCCAATAGCTATGCATACTCTCCATGCTGCAGAATCTAGAATACAATTATGCACCCAATAAATAAGCAGATATTATCAGTTATGCACTGATGAAAATTCTAGAAAGAACACCTTGAAAGTGGCACTTGAAAGACCATAAGAAAGGGGCCCAAACTCACAACATACAGCAAGAAACAGAAAATAGCAAATGCGTTTTTTCGGTGAAAGGTCAAAAGAAAGAAGCTAATAACTTGCATGAAAGGCCTAGTTGattgaccaaaaaaattttatcatGCCAACATAAAAGCAAGTGGATGTCAATCACACTCAGTAAAATGTAAATCAATTGAAAACTGAAAGGCTATAAGCAGCAAACGGAAAcaacacccacaaatcacatTTTCTTTCACCCCGCATATCAATAGAATGCGCAGTAGAGCTGGCCGCTGGTAAATTACGTCGAAAGGGGAAAACATACACATCATTACTGTAATAATGTACTAAAAAACGCTCCTTGTTCCTCAAtcacaaagaaaagaaattcattttttgaacaGTTAAAACTGGACAGAGCAAATTAAATAATGGGCTCAAATTATTGCTCCATTGGTGctttaaagaagaaaagaaagaaagaaagagaggcgTACTTCCTTATATCAATTgataaaattgacaaaataTCCTTAAAATTTGAAGAGACTTTAAATAATCTACGAGTTTGCGTTGATCCAAGTAAGGGGGAAGGCAAAAAACAGTAGTGACCTCCATTGAATACAGTTCGAAAAGCTAAGCCCAACCCCAGGATCCTCATCCATGCCTCATGAACAGTAAAGCTATCGTCTTGATCATAATCAACGACATTTCacacccaaaaaaagaaaaagaaaagaaaagacagCAATCTTAAAGTAGTCACTAAATCAAATGGATTCGTAAAAACAACAGCAACCTAAAATCAACTGGACTAACAtgccgggggggggggggaaatcAAGCCAACATTTGAGCAATTTCAACTTTGAGCAACCAAAACAGAGAATTGGCAAATGCATGCAAAGCCATAAGATCTTCACTCACTTCAGAGCTCTGGAGAGATAATAAAAAACAAGCTCTAAATTTGATGAACTAGATTAAACGGAGCAAATACAGGGGCTTAATCAACAGATCCGAGCAAGATATTCGGCCGTTAAAAGAACCCTAGATTTTGGGGATCCATAGCTAGAGGAGAACAAAGTCTAGAGGGAGAGAAAGTAAGTAGGACGAGTGAGtcgagacagagagagagagagagagagagagatgcaCCCTTATGTCCTCGGCGGAAGATGCGACAGCGGAGCAGCTAACCCAGATTTTTCCAAATTCATATTGAATGGCGTGAGAAAAATGCCCAAGAGTTCTGCCATTATTTACACCACTGCCATCCTTGTTTGGACTTTTTTGGCTCTTTCGGAAAGCGTCGAACAGCTAATCATTTAACGGTTTCCCCCACGCGCTGGAAGCTAAATGGGAACACGCAGCAAGGCGTTATTGGCGGAATTTGGCGGGAGGTGTGGCGTTGGTGTCAACAGGGTGTCACTCACGGTTTTGAAGTGAGGATGGGGACATACTTGTGTTAGAATGGTCACAGCTCAGTGTCATGCTAAATTCATGAACTGCTGCTGATCAACATTTAATGTTGTCTGTCGGTTGAGTGATCTTTTACCCTCGGATCAGGTAACTGAGAGCATCAACCATAGGAATAGCGATGAGAAACGGGAAAAGCAATACTTTGCGGGACCGGGAGAGCAGCTCAAACCCATGTTTGCTTTCTCGCGTTGCCCGATCGGCAATGGAAGAAACTGCCAACATCCGGTGCTTCTGGGTCTTGTGTTGTATGCGTCTCCCAAAAGCCCAAAGATTTAAATGCGGGATCAGATTACACGTTGAACGTTTGAACCGGACGGAGTCCAGCCCAAGCATTATTGTTTCAGCTGACTCAGGATGtgtttaataaaactaaaatttaaatcTATTAGTACTAGATGGTTTACCATTGAAATTTTAACACTTTAACGTATTGTGCGTTAagtaagtgataagtgaatattacTCAAGCATTATTGTTTTGTCTAAACAATTTAAAgctatttaaataattaaaatattttcatctttgTCTTAATCTATTAATTTTAAATActaaattgaattatcaaacgGGACTTTAGGCTCTAGTTGGATTATCTATTTTTCccaaaaaactatttttatttGTGGAGTTCACAGTAATACATTCAAAAAAACAATTCTAAAAACACTGAATCCATACAATTCCAGTTACATCTAAAGAAATAACATAATTCCTACCATTACATAACATCACTCACCACAACTGCTCCTTACCTCCTCATCCGtctcccttttttcttcttcttcccctaTTTTCTCTTTCTACCCTCCCTTTTTTCCTTATTCTTCCCTCATATCTTTCTCTCCCTTCCCTCTTCCCCGTCAAGCCCCCATTTTCCTACCTTACGCCTTATTTATTTCTGGTTGCAAGCCTCTAGTTATGACTCTTTTTTACTGCAAAACCGTTGGCAACAATTGAAAGAAGGAATGGAGAGGGATGCAAGTTTTGGTAGGGAAAGGAATGGAAGAGGGGTGAAGGGAATGatggaggaggaggaaaaagaaaggaatgaaGGAAGGAAAGCATTGATAGGTCGGTGGTggtattttcaatttttaaaaacactccaacaaaattttaaatttaaaaaacatCCTAATAAATATTTACAATAAAATGCTATATtgttataattaaaaaatatctcaaaaatacCCAATCTATACAGAGTCTTAGTTAATTGGAGAAACAAGGGAAAAAATTTAAGTGAGGTGAACCTCAAAATTAAGAGTATTGTTTTCTTTGTTGCATAAGCTCTGAGTCACACCAAAACTTCGCCTATCTTAATAATCTTGGCTAATACTATTTTAAGTATTTGTTTTGTGAGTTTTAGGATGtgtttaataaaattaaaatctgaaatttaaatttattaagtCACTAAATTGTTACTTATTTTATATTAAATGGTAAGTTAATATAT
This portion of the Coffea eugenioides isolate CCC68of chromosome 11, Ceug_1.0, whole genome shotgun sequence genome encodes:
- the LOC113751132 gene encoding B2 protein, which produces MESMHSYWQLGDELRGQAKVSEDHKWLMAASKLAEQTRLKGERRNNLDLSKGSAEIRPRDNFGFQEDNKFESLNFTMLNLDMKMNESLSRSPMGNGVYNMNPLYQKPGANGMGNLSVSKYITNSGSKDHNNNINNESINANNAVDKRFKTLPAAETLPRNEVLGGYIFVCNNDTMQEDLKRQLFGLPPRYRDSVRAITPGLPLFLYNYTTHQLHGIFEAATFGGSNIDPTAWEDKKCKGESRFPAQVRIHTRKVCKPLEEDAFRPVLHHYDGPKFRLELSIPETLDLLDLCEQAGV